DNA sequence from the Schlegelella aquatica genome:
GCACGCTCGCCTGGCTCGTGGTGGTGTGTGCGCTGCGCCGCTGGATCGTCCGCATGACGGACGTAGGGCAGTGGGTCCTGGTGACGGGGTTGGGAGCGCTCGCCGGGGCCTACGGCATGTGGCAGGTGGGCTTGACCGGCCTGGCCACGCCGCACATGGGGCTGGACGGGGCACCGCTCGTCGCCGGCGCCGCGCTGGCCGCGGCGCTCTTCTACGCCTTGCGCCTGCGCGCCCGCAGCCAGCTGCCGGCGGTCACGGCCGCCCGGCTGGCCGAGCTCCAGTCGCGCATCCGGCCGCATTTCCTGTTCAATACGCTGAACACGGCGATCGCGCTGGTGCGGATCGATCCGGCGCGTGCCGAGGCCGTGCTCGAGGATCTGTCCGAGCTGTTCCGGGTCGCGCTGATCGAGTCCGGCTCGTCCGTGACGCTGGCGGAGGAGGTGGAGCTCGCCCAGCGGTATCTGGCGATCGAGCAGATCCGCTTCGGCGAGCGGCTCAAGGTCACCTGGGAGCTCGACGCCCGTGCCGGCGAGGCCCGCGTGCCTCCGCTGCTGTTGCAACCGCTCGTGGAGAATGCGGTGCGGCACGGGATCGAACCGGCACCCCAAGGAGGGTGGGTGCGGGTGCGCACGGCAGTGCGCGGCGGGCAGGCGCTCATCTCGGTGAGCAACTCCCTGCCGCCCGCGGGCCAGGCGGCCCCGCCCGGCCACGGCATGGCGCTGCGCAATGTGAAGGAGCGCCTGCGGCTGATGCATGATGTGGCCGCCCAATTCTCGGCCGGGCCGGAGCGCGATACGTGGCGCGTCCATGTCGTCGTGCCGCTGAAGTCCTGACAAGAGAGAAGAGAAGAACGGGTCGGAGGCTCTAGATGACGCTGAGGGTGTTGATCGTGGACGACGAGGAGCTCGCGCGGCTGCGGCTGCGCAGCCTCGTGCATGAGTGCGAAGAGCCGGGCGCGCAGGTCGTCGGCGAAGCGGCCAATGCGGTGCAGGCGCTGAGCTGGCTGGCACAGGAACGCTGCGACCTCGTGCTGCTGGACGTGCAGATGCCCGGGGCCGATGGCCTGAGGCTGGCGAGCGAGCTGCGCCGCCACGAACAGCCGCCGGCGGTGGTCTTCGTCACGGCCCACCCCGAGCATGCCGTCAGCGCCTTCGACCTCGAGGCCGTCGACTACCTCACGAAACCGGTGCGGCGCGAGCGATTGCAGGCCGCCTTGCACCGGGCGCACGACCGGCTCAGGGCTCGCGGTGCCGCGGCCGATGCGGAGCCGGTGCTGGTCGTCAACGACCGCGGCCGCGTCACCCGTGTCCCGGTCTCGGAGGTTCTCTACCTCAAGGCCGAGCTCAAGTACGTGACCTTGCGCACCGCGCGCCACACCTACGTGCTCGACGAATCGCTCTCCGAACTGGAAGAGCGGCTGGGCGAACGCTTCCTGCGGGTGCACCGCAACGCACTGGTCGCCCGCCGCGCCGTGCGCGCGCTCGAGCGCCGGGCAGTGCCGGGCGACGAGGAGGCAGGCAGGGAAGGCTGGGCCGTGCGCATCGAAGGCACCGACGAGTGGCTGGCAGTCTCGCGCCGGCAGGTCGCTGCGGTGCGCGAGGCGCTGACGGCCGAAGGGGTCTGAGCGTCGAGGCTCCGACGCCATCCAAGTCCCGAGCGCCCGGCACGTTCGGGGCGCGACGATGACCGCGTGTATCGACCTCGCCGGCCCCGCCACGCGTGGAAACCGGCTGTCGTCGAACTGTCACGACCCGGTCATATACTGAATTTCCATGACTGCTGAGGTGCATGCGCCCCGCGCAGGGCTTGCGCTGCTCAACCGTGAGCGCGCGATCCTGGAATTCAATCACCGCGTGCTCGCGCAGGCGAGGCGCCCCGACGTGCCGCTGCTCGAGCGCCTGCGCTACATCTGCATCGTCTCGTCCAACCTCGACGAGTTCTTCGAAGTGCGCTTCGGCGACTACCTGGAGGCGTCCCGCCAGCCGGGGGCGGCGGTCTCGGCGCGCGACCTCGCCGAGGTGGCTGCGGCGGCGCACGATCTGATCGACCGGCAGTACGCCGTCTTCAACGACGAGGTCATGCCGGCGCTCGAGCTCGAAGGCATCGTCGTCCTCAACCATGCCGAGCGCAATCTGCAGCAGCGGCGTTGGGTGGACCACTTCTTCCAGCGGCAGGTGCGACCGCTGCTGGTGCCCGTCGGGCTGGACCCGTCGCATCCGTTTCCACAAGTCGCCAACAAGTCACTCAACTTCATCGTCAAGCTGGGCGGCAAGGACGCGTTCGGGCGCGAGAACTCCATCGCCATCGTCAAGGTGCCCCGCGTGCTGCCGCGCGTGATCCGTCTGCCCGATGAACTGGCCCCCGGACAGCAGGCCTTCGTGCTGCTGTCCAG
Encoded proteins:
- a CDS encoding sensor histidine kinase — translated: MRPSPAPTRPSGLTSPSQFGTTTIFDHVAGPAAGGRRPTSALETCQIGVVLRAVLFVHGVLAVGLGLAAVDGQDWLLRFASATAVALPGTLAWLVVVCALRRWIVRMTDVGQWVLVTGLGALAGAYGMWQVGLTGLATPHMGLDGAPLVAGAALAAALFYALRLRARSQLPAVTAARLAELQSRIRPHFLFNTLNTAIALVRIDPARAEAVLEDLSELFRVALIESGSSVTLAEEVELAQRYLAIEQIRFGERLKVTWELDARAGEARVPPLLLQPLVENAVRHGIEPAPQGGWVRVRTAVRGGQALISVSNSLPPAGQAAPPGHGMALRNVKERLRLMHDVAAQFSAGPERDTWRVHVVVPLKS
- a CDS encoding LytR/AlgR family response regulator transcription factor — its product is MTLRVLIVDDEELARLRLRSLVHECEEPGAQVVGEAANAVQALSWLAQERCDLVLLDVQMPGADGLRLASELRRHEQPPAVVFVTAHPEHAVSAFDLEAVDYLTKPVRRERLQAALHRAHDRLRARGAAADAEPVLVVNDRGRVTRVPVSEVLYLKAELKYVTLRTARHTYVLDESLSELEERLGERFLRVHRNALVARRAVRALERRAVPGDEEAGREGWAVRIEGTDEWLAVSRRQVAAVREALTAEGV